One stretch of Elephas maximus indicus isolate mEleMax1 chromosome 22, mEleMax1 primary haplotype, whole genome shotgun sequence DNA includes these proteins:
- the LOC126065459 gene encoding sperm-associated antigen 11A-like, which translates to MKVLFLVAVLFCLVQTNSGDIPPGIRNTICLLQHGTCRLFFCHYGEKKGDICSEPWNRCCTTEDDKKRESRDE; encoded by the exons ATGAAGGTCCTCTTTCTTGttgctgttctcttctgtttagTCCAAACTAACTCAG GGGATATTCCACCTGGAATTAGAAATACTATCTGCCTTTTGCAACATGGGACCTGCAGactttttttctgtcattatgGTGAAAAAAAGGGTGACATCTGCTCTGAACCCTGGAATAGGTGCTGCACAACAGAGGATgacaagaaaagagaaagcagagaTGAATGA